Proteins from one Ranitomeya variabilis isolate aRanVar5 chromosome 1, aRanVar5.hap1, whole genome shotgun sequence genomic window:
- the LOC143793765 gene encoding protein kinase C delta type-like isoform X1, with amino-acid sequence MTLILHSVLSIRFYTAEMVSGLQFLHGHNIVHRDIKPDNIMLDADGHIRIIDLGLAQDGVSSSKNISGVTGTFHYMAPEVHRRKWYGAAVDWWSLGIVVSRMAAGRYPFYNGPIKQMAFKSIINEKPKFPTWLDADVKHLIKKLLRKDPQTRLGVSGNIREHPFFTTIGWEDLEERRVEPPFTPFRPVRENHHLQWPEHTVLHPVAGFTYVSPSWTRWMKRSGL; translated from the exons atgacattgattctgcactctgttctctccatcagattctacacagcagagatggtaagtggcctccagttcctccacggacacaacatcgtccaccg tgacataaagccggataacatcatgttggatgcagatggccacatccgtatcatcgaccttgggcttgcccaagatggcgtctcctcctccaaaaacatctctggagtgacgggcactttccattacatggcccctgaggtgcatcgTAGAAAATGGTACggcgcagcagtggactggtggagcctggggattgtggtgtccaggatggcagcagggcgatatccattttacaacggccccatcaagcaaatggctttcaaatccatcatcaacgagaagccaaaatttccaacttggcttgatgctgatgtaaaacatctcatcaagaagctgctgcgcaaagaccctcagacacgcctgggtgtgagcgggaacatccgagagcatccattctttaccaccatcggctgggaggatctggaggaaaggagagtagagccaccatttacaccattcaggccagttcGGGAGAACCACCATCTGCAGTGGCCGGAGCACACAGTCCTTCACCCCGTGGCCGGATTTACGTACGTGTCACCAAGCTGGACCCG gtggatgaaaagatctggactgtga
- the LOC143793765 gene encoding protein kinase C delta type-like isoform X2 gives MCGCLNIGNVRFYTAEMVSGLQFLHGHNIVHRDIKPDNIMLDADGHIRIIDLGLAQDGVSSSKNISGVTGTFHYMAPEVHRRKWYGAAVDWWSLGIVVSRMAAGRYPFYNGPIKQMAFKSIINEKPKFPTWLDADVKHLIKKLLRKDPQTRLGVSGNIREHPFFTTIGWEDLEERRVEPPFTPFRPVRENHHLQWPEHTVLHPVAGFTYVSPSWTRWMKRSGL, from the exons atgtgcggctgcctgaacatcggcaatgtgag attctacacagcagagatggtaagtggcctccagttcctccacggacacaacatcgtccaccg tgacataaagccggataacatcatgttggatgcagatggccacatccgtatcatcgaccttgggcttgcccaagatggcgtctcctcctccaaaaacatctctggagtgacgggcactttccattacatggcccctgaggtgcatcgTAGAAAATGGTACggcgcagcagtggactggtggagcctggggattgtggtgtccaggatggcagcagggcgatatccattttacaacggccccatcaagcaaatggctttcaaatccatcatcaacgagaagccaaaatttccaacttggcttgatgctgatgtaaaacatctcatcaagaagctgctgcgcaaagaccctcagacacgcctgggtgtgagcgggaacatccgagagcatccattctttaccaccatcggctgggaggatctggaggaaaggagagtagagccaccatttacaccattcaggccagttcGGGAGAACCACCATCTGCAGTGGCCGGAGCACACAGTCCTTCACCCCGTGGCCGGATTTACGTACGTGTCACCAAGCTGGACCCG gtggatgaaaagatctggactgtga